A single window of Mustela erminea isolate mMusErm1 chromosome 4, mMusErm1.Pri, whole genome shotgun sequence DNA harbors:
- the LOC116588728 gene encoding uncharacterized protein C6orf141-like — protein MNEPPVRLGTSGPRGAANLADAPDILGRAGSSSRKLGCWAALAPGGRNPAVSGAAAEARASGSPGGALENRPAAENLDCEPWVREKVLFLLHPERWLGTQRDLAREEVAGGDDLFPAAADDWEPDGPSLFPREKRVLGSRVDAPFRALPRDPAAPPRSVLVRIVDYQATEEVLWTAWRKGQMTARTEEHSMSAITFRTNRE, from the coding sequence ATGAATGAGCCTCCTGTCCGGCTGGGGACCTCAGGGCCCCGCGGGGCTGCGAATCTCGCGGACGCTCCGGACATCCTGGGGCGTGCCGGGTCCTCTTCCCGCAAGCTGGGGTGCTGGGCGGCCCTGGCTCCCGGTGGCCGGAATCCCGCGGTGTCGGGGGCGGCAGCGGAGGCTAGGGCGAGTGGAAGCCCAGGCGGGGCTCTGGAGAACCGCCCGGCGGCTGAGAACCTGGACTGTGAGCCCTGGGTCAGAGAGAAAGTGCTCTTCCTTCTGCACCCAGAGAGGTGGCTGGGGACTCAACGGGACCTTGCGCGGGAAGAAGTGGCCGGTGGGGACGATCTTTTCCCGGCGGCCGCAGACGACTGGGAACCCGACGGCCCGTCTCTTTTTCCGCGAGAAAAGCGAGTTTTGGGCAGCCGTGTAGACGCTCCCTTCAGAGCTCTGCCGCGGGACCCTGCAGCCCCACCCAGGTCGGTGCTCGTGCGGATTGTGGACTATCAGGCGACAGAAGAAGTCCTGTGGACCgcatggaggaaggggcagatgaCCGCACGGACCGAGGAGCACTCCATGAGCGCGATCACTTTTCGCACCAACAGGGAGTGA